A DNA window from Vicinamibacterales bacterium contains the following coding sequences:
- a CDS encoding cyclic nucleotide-binding domain-containing protein, translating to MPDRASTRTDPLPVVSISEGARVFRTGDQADAFFIIQSGEVELLRASDDGQERLALLGAGELFGEDAVVEGQTRTCDARAIVAVTLLRLEPAVFTDLIRVRPDVATRVIGRLGARLNDARAACLAMARPVARPAATMAGAAAPPPPPPAIVSPRLVHVDTGRQFALPADALVGRADPRTKFQPDIELSAMDTHRSLSRRHARITRQPDGFFIVEEPRVANGTFLNGRRLTPGVATAMTDGDEVCFGLIKTVFRAS from the coding sequence ATGCCCGACCGTGCTTCGACGCGGACCGACCCACTGCCCGTCGTCTCGATATCGGAAGGCGCACGCGTCTTTCGCACGGGCGACCAGGCGGATGCCTTTTTCATCATCCAATCCGGCGAAGTGGAACTGCTGCGTGCGAGTGACGACGGCCAGGAGCGCCTGGCGCTGCTCGGAGCCGGTGAACTGTTCGGCGAGGACGCGGTGGTCGAGGGACAGACCCGCACCTGCGATGCCCGCGCGATCGTCGCGGTCACGCTGCTCCGCCTCGAGCCTGCCGTCTTCACCGACCTCATTCGTGTGAGACCGGACGTCGCGACGCGGGTCATCGGCCGCCTCGGGGCGCGCCTGAACGATGCGAGAGCGGCGTGTCTGGCGATGGCGCGGCCCGTCGCGCGACCTGCGGCCACGATGGCTGGCGCCGCTGCGCCGCCACCACCACCTCCTGCCATCGTGTCGCCCCGATTGGTCCATGTCGACACGGGTCGGCAGTTCGCCCTGCCCGCCGACGCGCTCGTTGGCCGGGCCGATCCCCGGACGAAGTTTCAGCCGGACATCGAGCTTTCGGCGATGGACACTCATCGCTCGCTCAGCCGGCGCCACGCCCGCATCACACGACAGCCAGACGGGTTCTTCATCGTCGAGGAGCCGCGGGTCGCCAACGGCACCTTTCTCAACGGGCGTCGGCTGACGCCCGGGGTGGCGACCGCGATGACGGATGGGGACGAGGTGTGTTTCGGGTTGATCAAGACGGTGTTCCGGGCGAGTTGA
- a CDS encoding FHA domain-containing protein, which yields MADDLNSIDVSNLEGLAKLETDQRGLRALSEKAAWHRDKVVEVYSRVVRDYEARIRALDEQAAALREKVREDLGRLERLYAASREAMDRARVELQESEFRFEIGEFTREEFQKRQQAADQAIAECQQEFDAIGKMRARYLEIVPATPEPVTPPTPVPVPAPNVSQASLAPLPGPPLATPPAVPTPVDAPAPWQAAAPAVAEAPMTVVPVPASREGETSFMPPPSTSAFNTPLPVAPGVDPGATQFVGLPPAPGRPPAPVPGEPFGTIAVTQAMLVEDRGGLPGAHHKLGLLTTIGRTPDNQIVVPVREVSRKHAEIALNEGGYFLKDLGSPNGTFVNGQRVTEQRLEDGDRIGLGGQVFVFKAR from the coding sequence ATGGCCGACGATCTGAACAGCATCGACGTGTCGAACCTGGAAGGCCTCGCCAAGCTGGAAACGGATCAGCGCGGCCTGCGTGCGCTGTCCGAGAAGGCGGCGTGGCACCGGGACAAGGTGGTCGAGGTCTATTCGAGGGTGGTGCGCGACTACGAGGCTCGCATTCGTGCCCTCGACGAACAGGCGGCTGCCCTGCGGGAGAAGGTTCGCGAGGATCTCGGCCGGCTGGAGCGGTTGTACGCCGCGAGCCGGGAGGCGATGGACCGGGCGCGCGTCGAGTTGCAGGAAAGTGAGTTCCGGTTCGAGATCGGGGAGTTCACGCGAGAGGAGTTCCAGAAGCGCCAGCAGGCCGCCGATCAGGCGATCGCCGAATGCCAGCAGGAGTTCGACGCCATCGGCAAGATGCGGGCACGCTACCTGGAGATCGTCCCCGCAACGCCCGAACCGGTGACTCCGCCGACTCCCGTGCCCGTGCCGGCACCGAACGTGAGTCAGGCGTCTTTGGCGCCGCTGCCGGGCCCGCCGCTGGCGACACCTCCGGCAGTACCGACGCCCGTCGACGCGCCGGCGCCCTGGCAGGCCGCAGCACCCGCGGTCGCGGAGGCCCCGATGACCGTGGTGCCGGTTCCGGCCAGCCGTGAAGGTGAGACGAGCTTCATGCCGCCGCCATCGACGTCCGCCTTCAACACGCCGCTCCCGGTTGCGCCCGGCGTCGATCCCGGCGCCACGCAGTTCGTCGGCCTGCCGCCGGCCCCGGGCAGGCCGCCCGCGCCAGTGCCGGGCGAACCGTTCGGGACGATCGCCGTGACCCAGGCCATGCTCGTCGAGGACCGCGGGGGGCTGCCGGGCGCGCATCACAAGCTCGGCCTCCTGACGACCATTGGGCGGACGCCGGACAACCAGATCGTGGTGCCGGTTCGTGAAGTGTCGCGCAAGCACGCCGAGATCGCGTTGAACGAGGGAGGCTACTTCCTGAAGGACCTCGGATCGCCGAACGGGACGTTCGTGAACGGCCAGCGCGTCACCGAGCAGCGGCTCGAGGACGGCGATCGGATCGGCCTGGGTGGACAGGTCTTCGTGTTCAAGGCGCGATAA
- a CDS encoding STAS domain-containing protein codes for MEIREAHEGDVLVLAPEGSLTSPEDCSPLEKRMGVAVKQGTRYVVLDCGNVSQMTANAIRTLLPASRKLGRLKGRIVLCGMSAKLQKAFAISGFDRDFTVVPTRQEAVARALEPVAAAPSKRPASVPVSAGPAAPEPPLPPPPSPPPPAPEVAPQAPDPRLDIADALLQALGVEGRLRAAPPVPGAATLADADAVAAVVLGALAARSS; via the coding sequence ATGGAGATTCGCGAGGCACACGAAGGCGACGTGCTGGTGCTGGCGCCAGAGGGCAGCCTGACGAGTCCCGAGGACTGCTCGCCGCTCGAGAAGCGCATGGGGGTGGCCGTCAAGCAGGGCACCCGCTACGTGGTCCTGGACTGCGGCAATGTGTCGCAGATGACGGCGAACGCCATCCGGACGCTGCTGCCCGCCTCGCGGAAGCTCGGGCGCTTGAAGGGGCGCATCGTCCTGTGCGGGATGAGCGCGAAGCTGCAGAAGGCCTTCGCGATTTCCGGCTTCGACCGGGACTTCACGGTCGTTCCGACGCGGCAGGAGGCGGTGGCGCGAGCGCTCGAGCCGGTCGCGGCCGCTCCGTCGAAGCGTCCCGCCTCCGTGCCGGTCTCGGCCGGGCCGGCCGCGCCTGAGCCGCCCCTCCCCCCGCCTCCATCTCCGCCGCCGCCGGCTCCAGAAGTTGCTCCTCAGGCGCCCGATCCGCGCCTCGACATCGCCGACGCGCTGCTGCAGGCGCTCGGGGTCGAAGGACGTCTCAGGGCGGCCCCTCCCGTTCCCGGCGCAGCGACGCTGGCGGATGCCGACGCCGTCGCCGCGGTCGTGCTCGGCGCGCTGGCCGCGCGCTCGTCCTGA
- a CDS encoding PP2C family serine/threonine-protein phosphatase, with protein sequence MMEAFGISDPGRVRKGNEDSYVCNELLQLFVVADGMGGHSAGEVASRLAIEAVEGFIRRSHDDSDFSWPYGVDPQLSLGGNRLRTAVHLANRRVFRAAESCDDYTGMGTTLTAVLITGDRLAYGHVGDSRLYTLNGEGFRQITHDDSWVATILANDPNITPAELARHPMRHVLTNVLGAREQVEVQLAEFHLAPGAVFLLCSDGLHGMVNDAGLERILREGGPLDAMGRRLITAALEGGGHDNVTAVLIRTAAEP encoded by the coding sequence ATGATGGAAGCCTTCGGGATTTCGGATCCAGGCCGCGTGCGGAAGGGCAACGAGGACAGTTACGTCTGCAACGAGTTGTTGCAGCTGTTCGTCGTTGCGGACGGAATGGGTGGCCATTCGGCCGGGGAAGTCGCGTCGCGACTCGCCATCGAGGCCGTCGAGGGATTCATCCGCCGGTCTCATGACGACTCCGACTTCTCATGGCCCTACGGGGTCGATCCCCAGCTGTCGCTCGGGGGCAATCGCCTCCGGACCGCCGTCCATCTCGCCAACCGGCGTGTCTTCCGCGCCGCCGAGAGTTGCGACGACTACACGGGGATGGGTACCACGCTCACGGCGGTGCTCATCACCGGCGATCGGCTGGCCTACGGGCACGTCGGAGACAGCCGGCTCTACACACTGAACGGCGAGGGCTTCCGCCAGATCACGCACGACGATTCGTGGGTGGCGACCATTCTCGCCAACGATCCGAACATCACGCCCGCCGAGCTGGCGCGTCACCCGATGCGCCACGTCCTCACCAACGTGCTCGGAGCGCGCGAGCAGGTGGAGGTCCAGCTCGCCGAGTTCCACCTCGCGCCTGGCGCGGTGTTCCTGCTCTGCAGCGACGGCCTGCACGGCATGGTGAACGACGCGGGCCTCGAGCGGATCCTGCGGGAGGGCGGACCTCTCGACGCCATGGGACGACGGCTGATCACCGCGGCCCTCGAGGGCGGCGGCCACGACAATGTCACGGCGGTGTTGATCCGGACAGCCGCAGAGCCATGA
- a CDS encoding serine/threonine-protein kinase: MTPGAGVGPQPERIGRYRILQRIGKGAMGIVYSAHDEVMDRVVAVKVLMADLEAEPDTRARFYREAQSAGRLLHPNIITIFDMGEEEGRIFIVMELLKGDTLAEFLRRPGGVPLEQKVALMVQACEGLGSAHAHGIFHRDIKPGNLFVLQDGTLKVLDFGVARLASSTMTASGFIIGTPDYMSPEQARGREIDQRSDIFSAAGVFYYMLTGRKPFAAPDLPSVLRRVQMEDPEPLPDGDVPQALARVVMKSLAKDPALRHQWMAEFSADLTKVRRYYEAETRQIAVTAHDRYESISNLLHERAALAGWLGLPVPEDEPEAARRLRDEHASFVEQRHDSLLLVPFTRPHIAEIAASLCAEHQPLSREVARLREVRTVVDAAVQALAAGRVDEARQRLEQIEPVFADAPRVVEERERCQAAAIELEARQARMAALIGEIQSALAVSNWSVAVALCDQALAIEPQASHVIAMRVRARDAEDREARQRERDQQRAADRARRAIDERRFDAAEQELALARQLEAPHDRTAPLAQLLSEAREAAVAEAARAQRAAETLATARAHFQAGRRDEAIATLEASLDVEPDAPGVRSELGHLRAEARRRAEAEQRHAEAGAHSARAALALEAGDHATASREADDALAAEPGHAEAARIRAVARATIRERERQERERLRRREQDLRSARQALRVENVSESEATVARILAEDPHNRAALDLVAEIAGVRSRLDAVAREKEDDTVAMAAPVGVDDDDTVRMLRAEAEGDKLVSRIGQRLRGILTKRGSGAP, from the coding sequence ATGACCCCAGGGGCCGGAGTCGGGCCACAGCCCGAGCGGATCGGGCGCTACAGAATCCTCCAGCGCATCGGGAAGGGTGCGATGGGGATCGTGTATAGCGCGCACGACGAGGTCATGGACCGCGTCGTCGCCGTCAAGGTCCTGATGGCGGACCTCGAGGCCGAACCCGACACCCGTGCCCGTTTCTACCGCGAAGCCCAGTCCGCCGGCCGCCTCCTCCATCCCAACATCATCACGATCTTCGACATGGGCGAGGAGGAGGGCCGCATCTTCATCGTCATGGAACTGTTGAAGGGTGACACGCTGGCGGAGTTCCTCAGACGGCCAGGCGGGGTCCCGCTCGAACAGAAGGTCGCGCTGATGGTCCAGGCCTGCGAGGGGCTGGGCTCCGCACACGCGCACGGCATCTTCCACCGCGACATCAAGCCGGGCAACCTCTTCGTGCTGCAGGACGGGACGCTCAAGGTCCTCGACTTCGGCGTGGCTCGCCTGGCGAGTTCGACGATGACGGCGAGCGGGTTCATCATCGGGACGCCGGACTACATGTCGCCCGAGCAGGCGCGCGGTCGTGAAATCGACCAGCGGTCCGACATCTTCTCCGCCGCCGGTGTCTTCTACTACATGCTCACGGGGCGCAAGCCGTTCGCGGCCCCGGACCTGCCGTCGGTGCTGCGCCGGGTGCAGATGGAGGATCCCGAGCCGCTTCCCGACGGAGACGTGCCGCAAGCGCTGGCGCGCGTGGTGATGAAGTCGCTCGCAAAGGATCCGGCGCTCCGACACCAGTGGATGGCGGAGTTCAGCGCCGACCTGACGAAAGTACGCAGGTACTACGAGGCAGAGACGCGTCAGATCGCGGTGACTGCCCACGATCGCTACGAATCGATCAGCAACCTGCTGCACGAACGGGCGGCGCTCGCCGGGTGGCTGGGCCTGCCGGTACCCGAAGACGAGCCCGAAGCCGCCAGGCGGCTGCGCGATGAGCACGCGTCGTTCGTGGAGCAGCGACACGATTCCCTGCTCCTCGTACCCTTCACCCGACCGCACATCGCGGAGATCGCGGCGTCGCTCTGCGCCGAGCACCAGCCGCTCTCCCGTGAGGTGGCCCGCCTGCGGGAGGTGCGCACGGTCGTCGATGCGGCGGTTCAGGCCCTGGCCGCCGGACGGGTGGACGAGGCCCGGCAGCGCCTCGAACAGATCGAGCCGGTGTTCGCCGACGCACCGCGCGTCGTCGAGGAGCGTGAACGCTGCCAGGCTGCGGCAATCGAGTTGGAGGCGCGCCAGGCACGGATGGCCGCCCTCATCGGCGAGATCCAGAGTGCGCTCGCGGTTTCCAACTGGTCGGTCGCCGTGGCGTTGTGCGACCAGGCCCTGGCGATTGAGCCGCAGGCGAGCCACGTCATCGCAATGCGCGTCCGAGCCAGGGACGCGGAAGACAGAGAAGCCCGGCAGCGCGAGCGCGACCAGCAGCGTGCCGCGGACCGCGCACGCCGCGCCATCGACGAGCGGAGATTCGATGCCGCCGAGCAGGAGCTCGCCCTGGCGCGTCAACTGGAAGCCCCGCACGATCGGACGGCGCCGCTCGCACAACTGCTGAGCGAGGCACGGGAGGCGGCGGTAGCCGAGGCGGCTCGGGCCCAACGTGCCGCCGAGACGCTCGCGACCGCGCGGGCACACTTTCAGGCCGGCCGGCGCGACGAGGCGATCGCGACGCTCGAAGCGTCTCTCGATGTCGAACCGGATGCGCCCGGTGTCCGCAGCGAACTCGGCCACCTGCGAGCCGAGGCGCGGCGTCGCGCAGAGGCGGAGCAGCGACACGCCGAGGCTGGCGCCCATTCAGCGCGCGCGGCCCTCGCGCTCGAGGCGGGCGACCATGCCACCGCCTCCCGTGAGGCGGACGATGCGCTCGCAGCCGAGCCAGGACACGCCGAGGCGGCGAGGATCCGGGCGGTCGCCCGGGCCACGATCCGCGAACGCGAGCGCCAGGAGCGCGAACGCCTCCGCCGGCGCGAACAGGATCTCAGGTCGGCTCGCCAGGCGCTGCGCGTGGAGAATGTATCCGAGTCGGAAGCCACCGTGGCCAGGATCCTCGCCGAGGATCCACACAATCGCGCCGCGCTCGATCTCGTTGCTGAGATTGCGGGCGTCCGCTCGAGGCTGGACGCGGTGGCACGGGAGAAGGAAGACGACACGGTGGCCATGGCGGCCCCGGTCGGCGTCGATGACGACGACACGGTGAGGATGTTGCGTGCGGAGGCCGAGGGCGACAAGTTGGTGAGCCGCATCGGCCAGCGCCTGCGGGGCATCCTGACCAAACGAGGGTCCGGTGCACCGTGA
- a CDS encoding FHA domain-containing protein, whose product MNYILRIKDGRSEHERLLVGVLSVGRDPRCDISDADPLLSRRHAEFTDSLQGVEVRDLGSRNGLLVNGKRQTDALLRPGDVVQIAHLAITVLSAASAGPAPAEVAPSDPRAEQTVGERRAPSSWSVQVQHDDRTNFVPSPALKALSMTPLPAPGPAIAGDGEEDIPTLVPGRVTAIAAPAIVEQEIPTVGDAPPGAVAVDESSVATPDASGTSTQDSGAPAPSEPAVDAPIAAPVPRDVRIVRSVDLLVLTSLLSFGLGVAAVMAWQALPGTLAGTAVAWAASAGALVTALGCALLAVRGIRRRMRRIGG is encoded by the coding sequence GTGAACTACATACTGAGAATCAAGGACGGGCGGAGCGAGCACGAGCGACTCCTCGTGGGCGTCCTCTCCGTGGGACGCGATCCCCGATGCGACATCAGCGACGCCGACCCGTTGTTGTCGCGTCGTCATGCGGAGTTCACGGACAGCCTGCAGGGCGTGGAGGTGCGCGACCTCGGAAGCCGCAACGGTCTGCTCGTCAACGGCAAACGCCAGACCGATGCCCTGCTGCGACCCGGAGACGTGGTGCAGATCGCCCACCTGGCAATCACCGTCCTCTCGGCGGCGAGCGCGGGGCCGGCACCGGCCGAGGTCGCCCCGTCGGACCCCCGGGCGGAACAGACAGTGGGCGAACGTCGGGCGCCATCGTCGTGGTCGGTGCAGGTGCAACACGACGACCGAACGAATTTCGTGCCGTCACCGGCGTTGAAGGCTCTGTCCATGACCCCGCTGCCCGCGCCCGGTCCCGCGATCGCGGGCGACGGGGAGGAGGACATCCCCACGCTGGTGCCGGGCCGTGTGACGGCGATCGCCGCGCCGGCCATCGTAGAACAGGAGATTCCGACCGTAGGTGACGCGCCACCGGGCGCGGTCGCGGTCGACGAGAGCAGCGTGGCGACGCCCGACGCAAGTGGCACGTCCACCCAGGATTCGGGCGCCCCGGCCCCGAGTGAACCGGCCGTGGACGCCCCGATCGCCGCACCCGTGCCGCGCGACGTGCGGATCGTCCGCTCCGTGGACCTGCTGGTGCTGACGTCACTTCTGAGCTTCGGCTTGGGCGTCGCGGCCGTGATGGCCTGGCAGGCTCTGCCCGGGACGCTTGCCGGGACGGCCGTGGCGTGGGCGGCGTCGGCTGGCGCCCTGGTGACAGCTCTCGGCTGCGCATTGCTGGCCGTGCGAGGGATTCGGCGGCGGATGAGGAGAATCGGCGGATAA
- a CDS encoding FHA domain-containing protein translates to MPRLAIYRGETFDREVELGQGSARIGRGDQNEIALPDPAKSVSRFHAELRFEQGRYVIVDLNSQNGTWVAGRRVQQALLEPGVPVILGTFRLVLVPDPVPEASDAGEATIVRPGPPRKMPDAASAATAISPGRVVTPPEPPASAATLIVAKAPLPPPAAPKPPEPPVKPAAEKPPVVSAPAPSAAPKAEPAPVKSAPAPPPPSPAAEPLAPPKVEAPPSKPVPPPPAQKPAPAPTPPPAPSVAAKPAPPATPAASAAKPAAPAPKPAAPAPKPKAAGRGVPKVVLFGGFTVLALAVVAGVMYFWPLPAKPTETGPAPVEQKAPGAPEPTAQKPPEAAPAAGQQPAPQTPPVQSAVEKPPAPAGAGDKPARKPATPPTTAPGARKPAEPAVDPKIRARDLPGLYAQAKASMIKGEYAPAIGALETIVKIDPKYMDAAGMLDTARAGIRNAAQLAVDAGNRAEASGDNSGALKQFEKAQQLDPNVSAAADGIKRVRARMAVEGEDAFKRAKQYDALGRVSDAVGMYEKAIQLLPPDSPNAKTARERIAALKSGGA, encoded by the coding sequence GTGCCCAGACTGGCGATCTATCGCGGAGAGACGTTCGATCGGGAGGTGGAGCTTGGGCAGGGGAGTGCGCGGATTGGTCGCGGCGATCAGAATGAGATTGCGCTGCCGGATCCAGCGAAGTCCGTTTCCCGCTTCCACGCCGAGTTGCGTTTCGAACAGGGCCGCTACGTCATCGTCGATCTGAACAGCCAGAACGGGACGTGGGTGGCGGGACGACGCGTGCAGCAGGCCCTGCTCGAGCCAGGCGTGCCGGTGATCCTCGGCACCTTTCGGCTGGTGCTCGTTCCCGACCCGGTACCGGAAGCGTCCGACGCGGGCGAAGCCACCATCGTCAGGCCCGGGCCACCCCGGAAAATGCCGGACGCGGCCTCCGCGGCCACGGCGATCTCGCCCGGCCGGGTCGTCACACCGCCCGAGCCGCCCGCATCCGCGGCGACCCTGATCGTCGCAAAGGCGCCGCTTCCCCCGCCCGCGGCGCCCAAGCCGCCCGAGCCGCCGGTGAAGCCAGCGGCGGAGAAGCCGCCCGTCGTCTCCGCTCCCGCGCCGTCCGCAGCGCCGAAAGCTGAGCCTGCCCCAGTGAAGTCGGCGCCCGCGCCTCCGCCGCCAAGCCCAGCGGCCGAGCCGCTTGCACCGCCCAAGGTGGAAGCTCCGCCTTCGAAGCCCGTGCCGCCGCCTCCGGCTCAGAAACCGGCGCCCGCGCCGACGCCGCCACCTGCCCCATCCGTGGCAGCCAAGCCCGCGCCGCCGGCCACGCCTGCGGCTTCCGCGGCGAAGCCTGCAGCGCCGGCGCCAAAGCCTGCGGCCCCCGCACCGAAGCCCAAGGCCGCCGGCAGGGGAGTGCCCAAAGTCGTGTTGTTCGGCGGGTTCACGGTGCTCGCGCTGGCCGTCGTCGCGGGTGTGATGTACTTCTGGCCGCTCCCGGCAAAACCGACAGAGACGGGGCCCGCGCCGGTCGAGCAGAAGGCGCCGGGCGCTCCTGAGCCAACCGCCCAGAAGCCGCCGGAGGCTGCGCCGGCAGCAGGACAACAGCCCGCGCCGCAGACGCCGCCCGTGCAATCGGCGGTCGAGAAGCCGCCCGCACCAGCCGGCGCCGGGGACAAGCCGGCGAGGAAACCGGCAACACCTCCAACCACCGCGCCCGGCGCCCGGAAGCCGGCCGAGCCGGCGGTTGATCCGAAGATCCGGGCGCGCGACCTCCCTGGCCTCTACGCGCAGGCCAAGGCGTCGATGATCAAGGGCGAGTATGCGCCGGCCATTGGCGCGCTCGAGACGATTGTCAAGATCGACCCGAAGTACATGGATGCGGCCGGCATGCTGGACACCGCGCGGGCGGGAATCCGCAACGCGGCGCAGTTGGCCGTCGATGCCGGGAACCGGGCCGAGGCCAGCGGCGATAACTCTGGTGCGCTGAAGCAGTTCGAGAAGGCGCAGCAACTCGACCCGAACGTGAGCGCGGCGGCGGACGGCATCAAGCGTGTGCGCGCTCGGATGGCCGTTGAAGGCGAGGATGCGTTCAAGCGCGCCAAGCAGTACGACGCGCTCGGCCGGGTGTCCGACGCGGTCGGGATGTACGAGAAGGCGATTCAGTTGCTGCCCCCGGACAGCCCGAACGCGAAGACCGCCAGGGAGCGAATCGCGGCGCTCAAATCGGGCGGGGCGTAG
- a CDS encoding serine/threonine-protein kinase, translated as MTNPSKIGRYEIIERVGRGGMGAVYRGRDTILDREVAIKVMSSDFAADETSRPRFYREARAAAKLQHRNIVTIFEFGEEDETPFIVMEFLRGQDLSKRMRTEPPLTLEEKIEVIAELCTGLHFAHEQGVIHRDVKPANIWLVPDGSVKLLDFGIAKFASSTMTKQGSVFGSISYMSPEQVTGGEVDGRADVFSAGVVLYELLTGKKPFAGDSPTAVLARIMDDEPAPLQDLSPEIPRPLIAALAKALQKDREKRYRHAADFGADLRLVRSAIAASTDAIAAEVDFAETMLSDQKPKSGDISANQPAGQFVVSRTASLPMPEPAAEILPKTGGRTWLVPVLAVLLVLAAAGGYLVFGRGPSTSDAGEKSTVAAAQVALKIESEPAGVSIVVDNVDTGRVTPAEITVGPGRLPTIRLARAGKPLVEDRVTAADVRAGRWYRRVAAEPARQPVQTPQNPPAESRTTVIARGSYPFEVVDERGRTVSASSDAHQFSVAGRRTLRLVNQDHFLDKAVTVDGSGRPVNVEAPGLGTLDLRSPFETCRVIISGRDLGEPPVTVQLAEGGYTAQMSCPDGQTRRASFRIAAGQKQAVRIQ; from the coding sequence GTGACGAACCCCTCGAAAATCGGCCGCTACGAAATCATCGAGCGCGTGGGCCGCGGCGGCATGGGTGCCGTCTACCGCGGACGCGATACGATTCTCGATCGCGAGGTGGCCATCAAGGTGATGTCCTCCGATTTCGCTGCGGACGAGACGTCGCGGCCGCGTTTCTATCGCGAGGCCCGCGCGGCTGCCAAGCTCCAGCACCGGAACATCGTCACGATCTTCGAGTTCGGCGAGGAAGACGAAACGCCGTTCATCGTGATGGAGTTCCTGCGCGGCCAGGATCTGTCCAAACGCATGCGCACGGAGCCGCCGCTCACGCTCGAAGAGAAGATCGAGGTCATCGCCGAGTTGTGTACCGGCCTGCACTTCGCTCACGAGCAGGGTGTCATCCATCGCGATGTGAAGCCGGCCAACATCTGGCTGGTGCCCGACGGTTCGGTCAAACTCCTCGACTTCGGCATCGCCAAGTTCGCCTCGTCCACGATGACGAAGCAGGGATCGGTGTTCGGCAGCATTTCCTACATGTCGCCCGAGCAGGTGACCGGCGGCGAAGTGGATGGCCGCGCCGACGTCTTCTCCGCGGGCGTGGTGCTCTACGAGTTGCTCACAGGCAAGAAGCCGTTCGCGGGCGATTCGCCCACCGCCGTGCTCGCGCGGATCATGGACGACGAGCCGGCACCGCTGCAGGACCTCTCGCCCGAGATTCCAAGGCCGTTGATTGCGGCGCTGGCCAAGGCGCTCCAGAAGGACCGTGAGAAGCGGTACCGCCACGCGGCGGATTTCGGGGCCGACCTGCGCCTCGTGCGGTCGGCGATCGCGGCTTCCACCGACGCGATTGCGGCGGAGGTGGATTTCGCCGAGACGATGCTGTCCGACCAGAAGCCGAAGTCCGGCGACATCTCCGCGAATCAGCCGGCCGGCCAGTTCGTGGTCTCGCGGACTGCCAGCCTCCCGATGCCTGAGCCCGCGGCCGAGATCCTGCCGAAGACCGGTGGGCGGACATGGCTCGTGCCGGTCCTCGCCGTGCTGCTGGTGCTCGCCGCGGCCGGCGGGTACCTCGTCTTCGGGCGCGGTCCATCCACTTCGGACGCCGGTGAGAAGTCGACGGTCGCAGCCGCGCAGGTCGCGCTGAAGATCGAATCCGAACCAGCGGGCGTCAGCATCGTGGTGGACAACGTCGACACGGGTCGGGTGACGCCGGCTGAAATCACCGTGGGTCCTGGCCGGCTGCCGACGATACGTCTCGCGCGCGCCGGGAAGCCGCTCGTGGAAGACCGCGTGACCGCTGCCGACGTACGCGCCGGGCGATGGTACCGAAGAGTCGCCGCGGAGCCGGCGCGTCAGCCGGTCCAGACACCCCAGAACCCGCCCGCCGAGTCGAGGACGACCGTGATCGCGCGGGGAAGCTACCCGTTCGAGGTGGTGGACGAGCGGGGACGAACGGTGTCGGCGTCTTCCGATGCTCACCAGTTCTCGGTGGCCGGCCGGCGCACGCTGCGGCTGGTGAACCAGGATCACTTCCTCGATAAGGCCGTGACGGTGGATGGCAGCGGCCGACCGGTGAACGTCGAGGCGCCGGGTCTCGGTACGCTCGATCTGCGCTCGCCGTTCGAGACGTGCCGGGTGATCATCTCGGGTCGCGACCTCGGCGAGCCGCCTGTCACGGTGCAGTTGGCCGAGGGGGGCTACACGGCGCAGATGTCGTGCCCCGATGGCCAGACGCGACGCGCGTCGTTCAGGATTGCGGCAGGGCAGAAGCAGGCAGTCAGGATACAGTGA